Proteins encoded in a region of the Zea mays cultivar B73 chromosome 2, Zm-B73-REFERENCE-NAM-5.0, whole genome shotgun sequence genome:
- the LOC100277137 gene encoding uncharacterized protein LOC100277137: MGGLSVIAPPARDSASPQHRRARRAFLVSNYLILGCASGCGFLTLSLRLAPSVDGFLLILLHALTVAAAVAGCAVIAAPDPPRGRCYTVHMSATVVVSILQGAAAVLAFSRTSEFLSDGLKSYVREEDGAVILRMVGGLGVGIFCLEWVALALAFVLRYYVYVDRECGGNPMRRSAKVGGEDGAGTWPWPFQV, from the coding sequence ATGGGCGGCCTCTCGGTGATCGCACCGCCCGCGCGGGACTCGGCTTCCCCGCAGCACCGGCGCGCGCGCCGCGCGTTCCTCGTGTCCAACTATCTCATCCTGGGCTGCGCCTCCGGGTGCGGCTTCCTCACGCTCTCGCTCCGCCTGGCCCCCTCCGTCGACGgcttcctcctcatcctgctgCACGCGCTCACGGTGGCCGCCGCCGTGGCCGGGTGCGCCGTCATCGCGGCGCCGGACCCTCCGCGCGGCCGCTGCTACACCGTCCACATgtccgccaccgtcgtcgtctccATCCTGCAGGGCGCCGCCGCCGTGCTCGCCTTCTCCCGCACGTCGGAGTTCCTCTCCGACGGCCTCAAGTCGTACGTCCGCGAGGAGGACGGTGCCGTCATCCTCCGCATGGTCGGCGGCCTCGGCGTCGGCATCTTCTGCCTCGAGTGGGTCGCGCTCGCGCTCGCCTTCGTGCTCAGGTACTACGTCTACGTCGACAGGGAGTGCGGCGGCAACCCCATGCGCCGCAGCGCCAAGGTCGGCGGCGAGGACGGCGCCGGCACCTGGCCCTGGCCCTTCCAGGTCTGA